Proteins from one Bos indicus x Bos taurus breed Angus x Brahman F1 hybrid chromosome 19, Bos_hybrid_MaternalHap_v2.0, whole genome shotgun sequence genomic window:
- the COPS3 gene encoding COP9 signalosome complex subunit 3 isoform X1, giving the protein MASALEQFVNSVRQLSAQGQMTQLCELINKSGELLAKNLSHLDTVLGALDVQEHSLGVLAVLFVKFSMPSVPDFETLFSQVQLFISTCNGEHIRYATDTFAGLCHQLTNALVERKQPLRGIGVLRQAIDKMQMNTNQLTSVHADLCQLCLLAKCFKPALPYLDVDMVDICKENGAYDAKHFLCYYYYGGMVYTGLKNFERALYFYEQAITTPAMAVSHIMLESYKKYILVSLILLGKVQQLPKYTSQIVGRFIKPLSNAYHELAQVYSTNNPSELRSLVTKHSEIFTRDNNMGLVKQCLSSLYKKNIQRLTKTFLTLSLQDMASRVQLSGPQEAEKYVLHMIEDGEIFASINQKDGMVSFHDNPEKYNNPAMLHNIDQEMLKCIELDERLKAMDQEITVNPQFVQKSMGSQEDDSGNKPSSYS; this is encoded by the exons GGCAAATGACTCAGCTTTGTGAACTGATCAACAAGAGTGGGGAGCTCCTGGCGAAGAACTTATCCCATCTGGATACCGTGCTCGGGGCCCTGGACGTCCAGGAGCACTCCTTGGGCGTCCTCGCTGTCTT GTTTGTGAAGTTTTCCATGCCCAGCGTTCCCGACTTCGAGACGCTGTTCTCCCAGGTTCAGCTCTTCATCAGCACCTGCAACGGGGAGCACATCCGCTATGCGACAGACACCT TTGCTGGGCTTTGCCATCAGCTAACAAATGCACTTGTGGAAAGAAAACAG CCTCTGCGAGGAATTGGCGTCCTTAGGCAAGCCATTGACAAGATGCAGATGAACACAAACCAGCTGACCTCTGTGCACGCCGACCTCTGCCAG CTGTGTTTGCTGGCAAAGTGCTTTAAGCCGGCCCTGCCGTACCTGGATGTGGACATGGTGGACATCTGCAAGGAGAACGGGGCCTACGACGCCAAGCACTTCCTGTGCTACTACTACTATGGCGGGATGGTCTACACCGGACTGAAGAACTTCGAGCGGGCACTCTACTTCTATGAGCAG GCCATCACCACACCTGCCATGGCCGTCAGTCACATCATGCTGGAGTCGTATAAGAAGTATATCCTGGTCTCTCTGATCTTGCTGGGCAAAGTACAGCAGCTGCCGAAATACACCTCTCAGATTGTGGGTAGATTCATTAAG CCTCTTAGCAATGCATACCACGAGTTAGCGCAAGTGTACTCCACCAACAACCCGTCGGAGCTCCGCAGCCTGGTGACCAAGCACAGCGAGATCTTTACACGGGACAACAACATGGGGCTGGTGAAGCAGTGCCTGTCCTCGCTATATAAGAAGAACATCCAAAGACTCACCAAG ACATTTTTAACACTGTCGTTACAAGATATGGCGAGTCGCGTGCAGCTGTCCGGGCCTCAGGAGGCAGAAAAGTATGTCCTGCACATG ATAGAAGATGGTGAGATTTTTGCAAGTATTAATCAGAAGGATGGGATGGTCAGTTTCCACGATAACCCTGAAAAATACAACAATCCTGCCATGCTTCACAACATTGACCAGGAG ATGCTGAAGTGTATAGAGCTGGACGAGCGGCTGAAGGCCATGGACCAGGAGATCACAGTGAACCCCCAGTTCGTGCAGAAG agCATGGGGTCACAGGAAGATGACTCAGGAAACAAGCCATCCAGTTACTCCTGA
- the COPS3 gene encoding COP9 signalosome complex subunit 3 isoform X2, whose product MPSVPDFETLFSQVQLFISTCNGEHIRYATDTFAGLCHQLTNALVERKQPLRGIGVLRQAIDKMQMNTNQLTSVHADLCQLCLLAKCFKPALPYLDVDMVDICKENGAYDAKHFLCYYYYGGMVYTGLKNFERALYFYEQAITTPAMAVSHIMLESYKKYILVSLILLGKVQQLPKYTSQIVGRFIKPLSNAYHELAQVYSTNNPSELRSLVTKHSEIFTRDNNMGLVKQCLSSLYKKNIQRLTKTFLTLSLQDMASRVQLSGPQEAEKYVLHMIEDGEIFASINQKDGMVSFHDNPEKYNNPAMLHNIDQEMLKCIELDERLKAMDQEITVNPQFVQKSMGSQEDDSGNKPSSYS is encoded by the exons ATGCCCAGCGTTCCCGACTTCGAGACGCTGTTCTCCCAGGTTCAGCTCTTCATCAGCACCTGCAACGGGGAGCACATCCGCTATGCGACAGACACCT TTGCTGGGCTTTGCCATCAGCTAACAAATGCACTTGTGGAAAGAAAACAG CCTCTGCGAGGAATTGGCGTCCTTAGGCAAGCCATTGACAAGATGCAGATGAACACAAACCAGCTGACCTCTGTGCACGCCGACCTCTGCCAG CTGTGTTTGCTGGCAAAGTGCTTTAAGCCGGCCCTGCCGTACCTGGATGTGGACATGGTGGACATCTGCAAGGAGAACGGGGCCTACGACGCCAAGCACTTCCTGTGCTACTACTACTATGGCGGGATGGTCTACACCGGACTGAAGAACTTCGAGCGGGCACTCTACTTCTATGAGCAG GCCATCACCACACCTGCCATGGCCGTCAGTCACATCATGCTGGAGTCGTATAAGAAGTATATCCTGGTCTCTCTGATCTTGCTGGGCAAAGTACAGCAGCTGCCGAAATACACCTCTCAGATTGTGGGTAGATTCATTAAG CCTCTTAGCAATGCATACCACGAGTTAGCGCAAGTGTACTCCACCAACAACCCGTCGGAGCTCCGCAGCCTGGTGACCAAGCACAGCGAGATCTTTACACGGGACAACAACATGGGGCTGGTGAAGCAGTGCCTGTCCTCGCTATATAAGAAGAACATCCAAAGACTCACCAAG ACATTTTTAACACTGTCGTTACAAGATATGGCGAGTCGCGTGCAGCTGTCCGGGCCTCAGGAGGCAGAAAAGTATGTCCTGCACATG ATAGAAGATGGTGAGATTTTTGCAAGTATTAATCAGAAGGATGGGATGGTCAGTTTCCACGATAACCCTGAAAAATACAACAATCCTGCCATGCTTCACAACATTGACCAGGAG ATGCTGAAGTGTATAGAGCTGGACGAGCGGCTGAAGGCCATGGACCAGGAGATCACAGTGAACCCCCAGTTCGTGCAGAAG agCATGGGGTCACAGGAAGATGACTCAGGAAACAAGCCATCCAGTTACTCCTGA